A stretch of the Mycobacterium sp. ITM-2016-00317 genome encodes the following:
- a CDS encoding polysaccharide deacetylase family protein, whose product MTASIAGGASTSRDLDTVPLVWMYHSIATYDEDPYEVTMTPQRFESQMRWLRRRRLRGVSMQELLRASAEGRARGLVGLTFDDGYQDFIPNALPVLQRYGYTATVFILAGRLGGENEWSRPGPNKALLTADEVKQIAEAGMEIGSHGLKHISLLKADEAMLTSEVSQSREVLQELISRPVQGFCYPYGYLDARVVDAARGAGYDYACAVKAGPEIGRHAIPRTLVHEGDTTWRLDAKRVVSLLTVGNRHGVRRYRGGH is encoded by the coding sequence CCTGGACACTGTCCCGCTGGTGTGGATGTATCACTCGATCGCAACCTACGACGAGGATCCGTACGAAGTGACGATGACTCCGCAGCGATTCGAGAGTCAGATGCGCTGGTTGCGGAGAAGGAGACTGCGCGGCGTCTCGATGCAGGAACTCCTCCGAGCCTCTGCCGAGGGCCGGGCGCGCGGGCTGGTCGGGTTGACGTTCGATGACGGCTACCAGGACTTCATCCCCAACGCGTTGCCGGTGCTGCAACGATATGGTTACACCGCAACAGTTTTCATTCTTGCAGGGCGGCTCGGCGGGGAGAACGAGTGGAGCCGTCCCGGACCGAACAAGGCACTGTTGACCGCGGACGAGGTGAAGCAGATTGCCGAGGCCGGAATGGAGATCGGGTCGCACGGGCTCAAGCACATCTCACTGCTGAAGGCGGACGAAGCAATGCTCACATCGGAAGTGTCACAAAGCCGAGAGGTGCTGCAGGAGTTGATTTCTCGACCAGTGCAGGGCTTCTGCTACCCGTACGGATACCTGGATGCGCGCGTCGTGGATGCTGCTCGGGGCGCGGGCTACGACTACGCATGCGCGGTGAAGGCGGGCCCCGAGATCGGCCGCCACGCCATACCCAGAACGCTGGTGCACGAGGGGGACACGACGTGGCGCCTCGACGCGAAGCGGGTCGTCTCACTGCTCACGGTCGGTAACCGCCATGGCGTCCGACGGTACCGGGGAGGTCACTGA